The following is a genomic window from Onthophagus taurus isolate NC chromosome 1, IU_Otau_3.0, whole genome shotgun sequence.
tttgaaacctcccagttgttgattatttgttttaggtggcttttttgtagtccacaactaggttggggtccaatgaagggcgtgtttgctgcctctttggccaacttgtcggccttctcattgccctcaatgttgctgtgacctggaacccaccatagggtaacatcattgcccctagcgagttctctcaggttgttgatacgctctctgatcagtgtggagtcacacgtgtaggccagaattgcctttaaggcggcccgactgtctgtgaaaatgtttatggatgcacctttttgtcccttctgtaggttcaaagcggtgcaaaagtttatagcaagaagaGGGGCAATttaatgtggctatttggtccactgattcccatgcctactccagatcttactgtctttgaagcatcggtgtaccaggctagggctcctctttttagttgaggccctcccttcgcccaatcatccctgcttctaaatatgaccttaaatcgttaataacgatttattataaaatgcaATGTATTTATGTATTTCTCAGTCGTGCCTGAAAAAGATTGTTAAATCGAAACATGTCGCACTGaaacaaatctaaataaagaattttcatcgtttctatgagatttattgaattaatacTTACGATGAACACCGAATCCACTTTAACAAAGAATGACCTTATATGGTTAAtaaacttgagtgaagaaactgttttcagtgataggGCACTTAAGACTGCCtccttttatatatataaatggagcggtgtgagaccgagtagggcttccaaagcagccgtcggacaggatctcattgcacccgttatgttaagatatgctaaccgctggatttgtgccagctgttgttgtgctgtcttatgtcttgtttttggccaccaaaccaatgaggcgtaggcgaccatgggtctgattattgctacgtaggcccaatgagccattcgtggtttgagacctcagttccttcctaggagcctgcggcagatctggtttgccacgatggcctttttcctcgccttatctaagtgtgagttccactactgtcaagtattacctctaggtatttagtttctgttttgaggttaatagttctgttttcaatggagggtgcttttatttgtagcttccttctccgagtgaaagggactatttcgattttaatgggattgatgctgagcccattgcttctaCACCAAGTACTGAtgagtagtagggctttctgcattagctgagttatgattgaatcatatttacctcggattgtgattaccaggtcattAGCATACCCGTGtatcttaaatccgtttttagttagggtgttcatcaagtcatcaactaccaggcacTATAATAGAAGTGAAGCACTCCCCCTTGGGGACATCCTCTTAGCGCCTTTATAGTCAGCGACTCGCCTcccagactggctgtgatctgccgacttttcaacatggctatacaccacttgattgtcgacggatgtatgtgttttacgtttagagccttctctatggattcatatgaggtgttatcaaacACAAAACGGATagtagtgttagtcacttttcagcactttctttttatttttaacgtgttttttgggtcatttcacattgattaaaaaaaattgtcgatttttaagccacatgatgattcttgaatttttcccaagtttcttaatatttcttttgttaaaaaagagcgttctgaaattttaacctgtaaacttgtaacacttcgtcctaaatttcattttacagctttttaaactttaattttgtaaattagtaactaataatctgatgTCGACTTTGAcatgtgatcttttttaacaaacgaaaaaaaaaaaattaagaaatttgtttgtaaaatggatagagggatgttaatctatttgtagagtctctgaagatggccaagggccgaaactagttaaatttaaatatttttacacgaaacatcattttgactctactatttgtgattaaatttatgccacgacttacagaaacactctgtataatcGTAAAACGACTGACCAAGCGGATTCTGTGCTTGTGATGGCTGTCATCAatgttctgtgataaaaatagataggcaccaaacaattttcaataatttgaatctgtctattctgagaagtcatatttttagagagatgaaaatgaaaatcccgtttttctAAACATTGttcatttgtcgcttagtcaagtgatgcataaaGCGGTccaattgtaaaaataaattatacgaaaaactgtcaaaatgtcataAAAACACAAATCGGCATTTTGTGCATGTTTTCataaatttcccaatatgAGGGAATCTATAACAAATAGAATCCATCCGCATTGGTTGTGCGGATTAGAGTCGTGAAAATACGGTAGTAAGGATTATTTTGCTTGTGTTATAGTTTATAGAAGAAAGATTAGAAATATTAGGAGCTGGATTAGGATTTACAGATCAATTTGAAACGGAAGTTTCAATTTATTCGGAAAAATCTAGCTcgaaattaaaacaacaatacAAAGAATGGTCATCGACCATGAAAAAAGAAGGAActgcattttttaaaaacgttaaagACAAGGTAAGATTAATTTAACCtaataaatcatcaatttaagttatcttttcttttataggcTAACCCCGCTGTTAAATCAGCTGTTAAAAcggtaatttttatatatttgtttggatacttttaataattcaaataatttctttttaggtTAAAGATAGTGGTAAAGGAATGAAAAGCGCTTATAAAGGATTAAGAtcgaaattaaaagataacCCAAGTAGGCAAATCGAAAACGGACTTGAAGCGACCAGCTTTGATAAACCTAGATCAGCACCAAATTCGCCAACGGGTAAAAGACGACAATTACCTTTTTCTGTTCCTGCTAACGCATATAGAAAAGACGcctcattatcattaaaaggTTCATTACATGAAAGGTGATTTcaattattcaaattattaatatagttAACTGAAAGATAAAAAACTTACAGATCTTATAGTCCTTTGAATCCCTTGTCTCAGCCTTTATCTCCAGACGTTCCGGATCATTTAAATAATACTGAATCCCCTAGTTTGGATATCCCACAAATGGATTTAATGACTGAAATgacggatttttttaaactacatCTTGATACACCTCCAGTTGATAGATCTGTAAGTATCACGTACccaaagttatttaaataaaacttctaGAAGATGATTGAATTCGTTTAAGATCTAaatgaaaagttattaatCTAGAAGttctattttttgttaaaaaaaactttttttttgttaatttcttgtcaaaattaattaatttgtgtgCTATGTTAAATGTAACTAACCTCGTCTTGTTAACCCTTGTTTATCCTTATTTTCTTCGTTGTTTTTTACAGTTAAAACCTGTACGAAGtttagaaaatttcaaaactccCCAATTATCGTCACCCCCGTACAGTCCCTCGTCAAGATTGTTCCTGCCTGTTTTAAAATCCTCACAGGATACTCAAAATTTGCTTCTCCAGTCTCCGGATGATGTGTTTTCATCACCCCCAGTGCCACCAAGGCCCCATTTTAAACCGACAACGACACCGTTTGTTGTCGGTGGTGGTCGTGCTGAAAACGGCCGACCGGTTTTTTTGGTCGCTAATGAATATCGAGTGGATGTTGTTAGGTTATCTCCACCTGCAAATTCACCTCGGAAAAAGgtaaccaaaaaaataaagaaaaaaaattggccGCTTTTTATGTTGCTTTTCATTTCTCTTTgttttgtgtaatttaaacGAAGAATTTTGTaacataaatcttttttattagaagCAAGATGACACCGAAGATTTAATAAGATTAGATTCTTCCTCATCAGACATCGACGATTTTGATCCATTAAAATCATCACTTTCAACATCAATGCCTAATACAAGTAGTACATTTAACTTCCAATTTGATTTAAACGATAGAAATGCACACGATTACAATAATAGAGTACCTATAAGCGTTACAAATCCGTTGTATAATTACGAGAATCATCACGTTGCTCCTCCAACAAACGGATCGTCATCGTCAACTCCATTTTTAATGCGAACCTCCGATCGAGAAACCGTCGATTTATTACAAGAATATGGTTTggatttttcgaaattttccgGATCGAAATATGATGGCGTTGGTACGAATGGTGATGGTAGTGTATCAAAGgtgaatacaaaaaaagaatggACTAAATTTGAATAGAGCCacgaatattattaaaaaactgttttagtatgtatttttataccctttttattttaatatgtaatttatttattgtgagCTGGTATACATATCTTTAAATGAAAGAAacgaatgttaaaaatgtaaggttaaaagaaatttctaaACTATATAAGATCGAAAAtgttgatgaaataaaaaagaaagaatatttaattaattattactaaaGTATTATCATGTAAATATGATATAATACAGATATataacatattattattatataggTACAAACTTTATACATGcgcgtatttaaaaaaaaaaagtaaaaaagaatgatttatGTTATATAGAATTAGCTGTGATATCGAAAAGATTGaggagaaatttaaataaccgaatgaaagataaaaaaataagcgagcgtcaattttttaaatttactttattattttgttatttacgTATATATGTGCACAATtaccaattaaattattatcagtttgaaaaataaaaatgttttaataaactaaaaccatttcttattttctataacttGAAAAATCAATTCTCCTTCCCGCCGTCAACCGTTTCCGCATGACTTATTTCTGTTGCTTTTTACTTTATAATTCCCGCAAATCTTGccagaaaaattaaagaaaaacattacTTTGAAAAACTTTACCGCATTCGATATACGGTTTCAAACGcagttttaacaaaaatgtgtCAAATAATTGCGTTTGTCAGATactgttatcagttttgcAATGTTATGtctctctaatttttttagagcGATTTAAGcgaattataattaaaaaggaacaTATACagtgtcccgaaactcaacgtcaagcgggcaccgagtgagaggccaacccatacTTGTTCtagtaaaaatgagaaaaaaattctttctcttagttaagtggtaatagacatatttttgaaaatgttaaaaatcgttcccgtacatcatatctttaggtactacggtcagaaatgttcgcaatAGGAccgttaagtatttttttttattggcttattcgaaagttttttaaaattgattgaccccatattttttaatttttgattcgaggcttaaattttccaaaaaaaaataataaagttagaaATTACAGGCCGCGAATTCAGTAGCGCGTCACTCAGATTTGAGCGTACGATTGGAgcgtataaaaatcaataaaattcctgGAGAGAAATCACGTCTgtgatttctttcttcttactTAAAACGTCACAATGAATCAGGGGTGgggaattttaaagttttacattaattattgcaaaaattaaacaattttcgaacgtgaaaacgttactaatccgtctaatttaatttacattatcgattttttgaaagacggtcTTTCTAATCGATTGACCTTAACGGCCctatttaatagttatttttttaataatgtattcctcATTAACCATGCTACTATAGCAGTCACAAATCgaacaacaaaagttgttagttttgcaaaaaagaagtattagtttgattgagttaaggttgaaagaatttatgtctattaagtttgacacaTGATTTCTTAACAAAGGAGTAgtacaacacccttggcaagttattttaaaaaatggcctgtttagtcaagattCCAAAATGGTGTAACACTTGCCATAAATCTTTTCCTGACaaatattattgcctgtttttctgcgaaaaacgcgttatttaaaaaattcatactttcgtatgttatttgtatttcctcaaaaatgatttaacaactttgttagaagatgtgccactcaatatctacacagaaatgtggtttcaacaagatagTTGCTCAGCTCATTATGCTTGTTCTGTACAGAATTGCATACAGAGAATAGCCAGAAAGATGGATTGGTCGTCGTGGTTCGATTACGTGGCCTCCTCATTCTCTGGGTCTAAATCCCCTTGATTTTCTTATTAGGATTAAAAGAAGcagtgtattaaaaaccgattAAAAATCTTGCCGAACTGCGccacaatatttatacagcagcaaaagaaataaatgcaaaGAGATTTGCACAACTAGTAAGAAGTTCTTTTCTGTGACGATGCAGAGCTTGTATTAGTGCCGACGGCAAATAATTTGATCATTTGccttagttttaagaaaataatgctataaaattaataataaatttgtttatttaattttgtctttaggTTAACGTTATTTGAAAGAGTCTTTTTGCAAGACATAagggcaaccatcttgttgaaaccacattttgtAGTTCGTAGATATTGACTGGCACATCTTTTAACAAAGTtaagagaaaataaaaagtaaatacagataacatacaaaagtatgaattttttaaataacgtgttttttgcagaaacacgggcaataatattttctacAGTAGCATGGTTCACAAGGAAtacgttattaaaaaaatcactattaaattgcgaacatttctgaccgtagtacctaaagatatgataTACGGGaccgatttttaacattttcaacagtatgtctattaccacttaactaagagagttgagtttcgggacagcTGTATAAAATAAGCTATACGGGGAGAGGAGGATTTCGTCTAATCAGAAAAGATGGTCCTGGTGTgtgtaagaattttttaacatttggtTGCAAAAAGATGAACGCCGAATAACGAACAGAAGCGACACCCAGCGATCTATTCTTAATATAAATGTCCAAAGTATCACCAATAAGGTGGATGTCCTAAAgagaattttgaaagaaaataacattgatCACCAATAGATCACCAATGGGCAACTGCGACATTTTTCTCGATCAATTGAATACACTTTTAGAACACCTAAGTAAAGAACTCCAGACAAAAATTAATCGGtagatcgcaaatcagactcaggtaatcggtgccaccctcggctggtccgctacgccgatgataacttgtttcccacgtgtactcaccaatagattcgtcaCGGGAagagaaataaagtttttcgGTGAATTAAAGTCGTCCGAtattggtcgtcgttaaacagttcccgtgcggtaattataatcatttcgaaaaaaatttattagacaggtcgcttcagaataatgtatcctacaaccgtataatgctctgatgcggaagataccggacacctgtatattattggaGACTTTAATATTGATCTCTTAAAGAGGAACAAATATGCTGAATTTATCATTGTTCTTCTCCGAACATTTAACATTGTGAATTTGTTCAATGAACCGTCTAAAGTTGGCACAACCTGCATGGACAATATTTTCACGAACGCTAATCATAGGAACTTTGAACCGAGAGTGATTAATTTTCATCTGTCGGACCATTATGGACAAATAGTCTCATATCAAGAGTTATCACGACAACAAACTGAAAAAACAATTGTTAAACAGCGCGTTAATGATGCAGCGCGTGATTCAACACAATCAGCACACGTTCAATATACTATCTTCCATGAAGCTTTCCAAATAACTTTTGACAAATGCTTCCTATAATAAAGAACACATACAGGAATATGAGTGAGAAAATAATACGTGACCCAAGTTTGGATAAAATGCAACAAACTCTAGACTTTTTATGGACTACAAGGCAAATAACAAAGACGGAAGatagttataatttatatagaaaataCCAAAAAGAGTATCACGAAGCAGTTACAATGCATAAacgtacaaaaaaaatgaagatttcATTGCAGAATCAAGTAACGTGCAAAAAGCAgtatagaaaataattaattcacaAACagttaataagaaaaaaaaacgagaatAATGTCAGCATGGATGTGAATCAAATGAACAAGCATTTTGTCAATACAGTGGCGGagattgtaaataaaatcaagGTGACCAATTCGTTTGATCACTACTTGAAAAGAAAAAGCGTCTCCGGCCACCACTGCTGCCTGTGGGCCGCAGCGGGCTAgcacataattacagtactcgtgtgattacacgagtactataattatgtttctagcccacttgtaatataaataactattattggACAGAACCACCATCTCGCCGCAGaacttatttctgtttctttttaaccCTTCGTCTCTAAATGGTTTTTTAGCACCTTCCGTCTGTAAAGGTGGGTCTTTCGGGTCCGGACGTTTGTTCATCCTGTTAATGcactcaaaaaattttataaataattcatgATAATGTTCGAAACCTTCAACTTGATAAATCAATcataaaattatcgaaaaatttatttttgcatacatatttttttatatgaaatgaaGAAACTATTCGCCTAAACAGTTGTAGTTCGGACAGGAAATACCCAGGTTTACAGAGGAAGggttaatttataattcgctTAAATCGCtcgaaaaaaattagagaGACATAACATTgcaaaactgataacagtATCTGACAAACGCAATTATTTGAcacattttggttaaaaccgcgttgaaatccacccagccgttttcgacataacggTGTCCAACTaaattgtgatttttgaatatcgtaaaaataaaatatgccccgtattaagaacacatcagaCTACCACctgtttaaaattgaaatttttgcgTACCTacgatagttttcgagaaaaaaaatcgcaaagttgacaaagtttAAAGTCATTTAAttcgcgataaaaagaaaattttcaaattaacatatgttacgtagaaatgttcagcgattacaacaaactttgtagcaatttttttatcgagccttgactttttgcaccgATAGTAGGACTATTTGAACGAATACGAAATTCAATGAGGCGAAGGGTAGAATCGTACGTTGCTGCTGAGGGGCGgcattttcaacatttattatgacTTCTTGTTGATAACgttgttattatttgttttcgtagtttttttaattgttattagtactacaattattattattcaatttattattgtgatatttcttaatttactaccattcttttaataaaaccttATTTATAGTTGTGCAGAATATTTTTAGTCCATACGTATAAAACTCTCTAGCAATTTGAGAacattttttgtgatcaaattaacaattttaggagaaaatgttaagaGACAGAAAAGTTGCAAATGGAATCCCtctatttaaatcaagtttttaaatgaaaaaatgtacacgaattaaaaagttctgatgCAAAATATTATAGGGGTTGATTTTTTCACTCCCTTGTAACAACATTTTAGGGTTACAAAAATCTTGAAAACGTGTCATTTTATTAGCAACAGTTATctgccaaatttcattcttctaaattcctctatagtggatttattaaataaaaataattatttcccCTAACTTTATAGGGTTATAACTTGGAGGAGAaggggttttgaacaaaaagttatatgaaagacaccccttaatttttgctgaaaaatcactccgtgaaatctttcgcatcaatttagaaacacctgtataatatGCTGAAAAAGAATCTACTACAGTTtggaatttttcataaacacttGAGCATCGATGAAGCAATGGTTCCTTATCATTGATATTATTCTGTGAAGATGTTCATTAAAAACAAACCGATTCGGTTTGGTTTTAAAGTGTGGATGATGTTGGGAGCCGATGGTTATCCATATAACATAGAAGTCTATTGTGGGATATTGCAATTTTGCAACCTATAGGTAAGTACGGGATGCCATAGTTCACTATAGCTGCCAACGTTCTCCGAATTGGAacatgctattttaaaaatcttaatattcttttttctttttagtggATAATTGCCTAGATAGGTATATAAAACgatttctgaaaattttatcaataaaaacaatCTTTTTCATACCTCAGCCTCTAAAATGTTaaaccgtgatattatgcGAAGTTATatagaatatggaaaaaataaaacatgcccctcattaagaacacatcaggctaccacttgttcaaaattgaaattatttcgtcagatagtttttgagaaaagaaatcgCAAAGTGGACATAGTTGCCGGCACCCTCAAAAATCGACTTGCGATTTTacgaaaatcacaaatataaggtagaaatgttcagtgattgcAATAAATCTTACGGCAATGTTTTTCATGGAACGGTGCTCGATATATCGATC
Proteins encoded in this region:
- the LOC111421307 gene encoding DENN domain-containing protein 1B isoform X1; translated protein: MGSRIRENVQHFFECFCEVVPPSVDDGKDAWIIQQYPYTYKDEEVLKSVSKFAYPYKFENCVIQHYSFVLTDIESKWTFGFCRHDPRSETAIVVLSYLPWHQAFYKFLDNIAVLMHSRETESLNEFLSSVYKTRLAGPGKKFTVPFNKGENSFNIECPQPIAHQLPSIPENRNLTEYYNAVDTTNMMIIFASMLYERRIIFTSKKLTRLSACVQSANDLLYPMIWQHIFIPVLPMAFRDYLLAPMPFLIGVPEEVMKDVSRSDIGDVVILDADNNTIETPFDDLHNLPTEVVNSLKKQLKNKAALLGDGVSRAFLRALVQLIGGYRDALSFGDKATFDENKFFETRPSSLQPFLKEMLHLQIFRQFIEERLEILGAGLGFTDQFETEVSIYSEKSSSKLKQQYKEWSSTMKKEGTAFFKNVKDKANPAVKSAVKTVKDSGKGMKSAYKGLRSKLKDNPSRQIENGLEATSFDKPRSAPNSPTGKRRQLPFSVPANAYRKDASLSLKGSLHERSYSPLNPLSQPLSPDVPDHLNNTESPSLDIPQMDLMTEMTDFFKLHLDTPPVDRSLKPVRSLENFKTPQLSSPPYSPSSRLFLPVLKSSQDTQNLLLQSPDDVFSSPPVPPRPHFKPTTTPFVVGGGRAENGRPVFLVANEYRVDVVRLSPPANSPRKKKQDDTEDLIRLDSSSSDIDDFDPLKSSLSTSMPNTSSTFNFQFDLNDRNAHDYNNRVPISVTNPLYNYENHHVAPPTNGSSSSTPFLMRTSDRETVDLLQEYGLDFSKFSGSKYDGVGTNGDGSVSKVNTKKEWTKFE